In Aulosira sp. FACHB-615, the DNA window AACGGTTTTCTGATACTCACATCAGAATCAACCTTGATATGCTCAAAACTAGACACCGAGAAAAGCGATTGATAGAAACTTGTCTGGAAATTGGTCAATCATTTGTTATAGATAATATAAATCCTACACCTGAAGAGCGAGAACGCTACATTTTGTTAGCCAAGAATCAAGGATTTCGGATTACTGGCTATTATTTTGAATCAAAAATTGCCGATTCAATTCAACGTAATCAAAATCGCAAACCGGAACAGCAGGTACCAGATAAAGGTATTAGAGGAACACACTCACGGCTGATACTTCCTCGGTATAAAGAAGGTTTTGACGAACTCTATTATGTTCGGTTAATACCAAAAGGAGAGTTTGCTGTACAGGAGTGGCTTGATGAAGTTTGAAGAGTTAGACACAAGACTGAGAATTTTTGAAACAGCCCACGATTTATGCGTATTGCCAGGGCTATTTATGGTTGCTCGAATTGATGGACGTAACTTTACTCGCTTGACAAAGGAAACTCACAAATTTGAAGCTCCCTTTGATGCTCAATTTCGAGATTACATGGTATCTACAGTAGAACACCTAATGAATTGTGGATTCCGGATCATTTATGGCTATACACAAAGTGACGAAATCTCACTTCTATTCCACCGAGATGAGGAAAGTTTTAGTCGCAAATTGCGGAAACTCAACTCTATTTTGGCAGGAGAGGCAAGTGCAAAGCTTTCACTTCTACTCAATAGCATTGCCGCTTTTGATTGTCGAGTGTCACAACTTCCTACCTTAAATCTAGTAGTCGATTACTTTCGCTGGCGGAATGAAGACGCTCATCGCAATGCCTTAAATGCTCACTGTTACTGGATGCTACGCAAAGCAGGTGAAAGTGCTGGAGCCGCTACAGAAAAGCTTGATAGGCTTTCAGTCAGTGATAAAAATGAATTACTTTACCAACAAGCAAACATCAATTTTAATAACTTACCTAATTGGCAGAAACGAGGTATAGGACTATATTGGGAATCCTATCAAAAGGAAGCAACCAATCCCCAAACGGGAGAAAACGTCTTGGCGATGAGAAGACGTATCAAAGTTGATATGGATTTGGCGATGAAAGATGATTACAGTAAATTTGTCCGGGATATTGTACTGCGGGAGCATCCTGATCTTTAATTTAGGAAGCTAGAGAATTAAATTGGCCTGTCTAGGCTAAAATAGTGCATTATACGGGAAAAATTAACCGCAGATGAACACGTATGAACGCGGATAAAATAGGTTTTTTAATGCAACATCTTAGTCTAATCACGCCACTATATATCTGTTCAAAAATCAAATATGAGTCATATATCTAGATTGCTGTATGTGGTGTCAGTAAAGGTTTTACATAGAAGTATTTACTTCTGGGCAGAGATCATAATTTCAACTGAATGATTAATCATAAATCTAATGGATAAAGAAGTATTAAAAGAAGCTCTGCAAATTGACTATCGATTACGCTCTACCTTTTTTTACAGAAAGTTATATGAATTGGGTTTTAATAGCTTCTTAACTGAAATTGACAAATTAATCGAACTGTCAGATAACTTTAATTGGGAATCTAGACACAACTGGGGAATTTCTGAAACTGCTTGGAATATTTTGGAACATAGTGGTATCCCTAAAATTTCTGTATTTGCTCACCCTAGAGTGCTTCAAGAACAACCAAAACTTTCTAGCTACTATCGAAGTGTTGCAGTTCTTCCACAGAAAGCTGCTAAAAAATTAGCTTTTTCCAGCATTGATTCTATCGAAGAAGGAAAGGGAAAGTTATCCCAAGATAAAGCATTAATCCTCTGCCAACTTTACAATTCGCATTCAAGCCTAATTATTGAAAGCACTAATGAATATAGTCAGACTGATATGCAGGCGTTAATGTATGCGTCTGCTGGCGCACAAATTAATGGTTCTTGGTTAAATAAAATTGGAGAAGAAGCAGAATTATTAACAAGACGAATTCTGATTCGCTCTCTACTGGAGGAAAATTATATTGTTGCTGCAATTCTCAAAGATGGTTCTTCGAGGTTAGATGCTGAATATTTAGAAGATTTAGTGGATAAAGTCGATTTACTTTCTGGCGTGCGTCTGAACAATCAAACTAGTATTCTGTTTTCTAGTGAACCTGACTTATCGCTATTAAATTCTGCTGGTGAAGCAGTTGCAGTTATTGAGGTAAAGGGTGGAAAAGATACAGCAGGTGCGTTAGAGAGATATGGTGCTGCTAAAAAGAGTTTTGAAGAAGCTAGAAGAATTAACTCTAATGTAGTTACAATACTTCTCGCAAGCTGTATAACTGATGAAGTTCATCGACGTTTACAAAATGATGAAGCTGTTAATCATGTTTATAATTTAACACAAATTGTTACTAGTGAAGAAACGAGATATCGTTTTGCTGCTAATGTACTTAAGTATATAGACATCAATATAGAAACTCATAATATTCAACAGAGCAATTCTGAACAAATTCAAAAAAAAAAGTAGAAAAATTGAGTCTTTCACTTGAGTTTGATTCTAACTTAAAAGTAATCAATTTTTCTCATGAACAGGTTTGTAATGATTCAGCTAGACTTGATTTAGAAGAACGATATTCTGAACTTCTAGAAGAAACTGATGAGTTTAATCGTCAGTTAGTAAGTTACCAGGGAAATAAAGGAGAAATTGCTCATGGGTGGATTCGATATAAGGAAGGATTTTCATTTAAATTAGTTGAAACTTTAATCAAACAATTTGGGATTAAACAGAAAGATACAATACTAGAACCTTTTTGTGGTTCTGGCACAACTTTACTGGTATGCAAAGCTTTAGGAATTAATGCTTTAGGTTTTGAAATACTTCCTGTATGCCATTTAATGTGGGAAGCTAAATCTTATCTTGAAGACTACGATATTGAAGAATTAACTCATCTATTTGAGAAATTGAGCAACACTATACCTACTAAAACAGAATTTGCTTTCCCTCATATCACTATTACTAGAGATGCGTTTTCTCAAGCAACAGAAAATGATTTAATGTTCTTCACTAATTGGATTAATACTCAAAAAGTATCAAAACAAACAAAAGTTTTATATCAACTGTTAATAACTAGCGTTTTAGAAGAAGTTAGTTACACAAGAAAGGATGGTCAATATTTAAGATGGGATTATCGCTCTCAGAAAGTTCAACAGAGAAATCAAGTAAGAATTGCTCAAGATAAAATACCTGTCAAGCAGTTTGATAAAGGAGCAATACCAACCGTTAAAGAAGCTTTACTGCGGATATTTAAAAAAGTAATTCTGGATATAAAATCACTAAAATACACTTTACCAAGTGACAGTTTTCAGAATGTGATAAATGGTAGTGTGCTTGAAAATTTGCCAAAGTATGAAAGTGAGCAATTCTCTGGTGTAATTACGTCACCACCCTATTGCAATAGATATGATTATACAAGAACTTATGCTTTGGAACTGGCATATTTAGGCACAGATGATTTGGATATTCGTAAACTCAGACAAAATCAGCTATGCTGTACTGTTGAAAATCGCTCTAAATTAGATAAACTTGAACAAATTTATCAAGATATAGGTAGAATAGATAACTTTAAAGCAATTTGCAAAATTATTACAGGTAATAGTGTTTTTCAAGAAGTCAATTCGGCTTTAAAAGTTAGACAGGAACGTGGAGAAATTAATAACCCCGGTATATTGTCTATGGTAGAAGGTTATTTTTATGAATTAACTTTTTTATTTGCTGAGATATTTAGAACTTGTAAAAAAGGTGCTTACGTTGCTTTTGTTAATGACAATGTACGCTATGGTGGAGAAATTATACCTGTTGATATGCTGTGTACTGAAATAGCTGAGGCTATTGGTTTTGTCCCAGAAAAAATATATGTTTTACCCCAACGGAAGGGCAATAGTAGTCAACAAATGAAGCGATTTGGTAAAGAATCACTGCGTAAAAGTATTACGATTTGGAGAAAGCCTGAGAAAATATAAAAAGACGGAACTGTATTAGATTAAAATTCTCGCAAGAG includes these proteins:
- a CDS encoding DNA methyltransferase, with translation MSLSLEFDSNLKVINFSHEQVCNDSARLDLEERYSELLEETDEFNRQLVSYQGNKGEIAHGWIRYKEGFSFKLVETLIKQFGIKQKDTILEPFCGSGTTLLVCKALGINALGFEILPVCHLMWEAKSYLEDYDIEELTHLFEKLSNTIPTKTEFAFPHITITRDAFSQATENDLMFFTNWINTQKVSKQTKVLYQLLITSVLEEVSYTRKDGQYLRWDYRSQKVQQRNQVRIAQDKIPVKQFDKGAIPTVKEALLRIFKKVILDIKSLKYTLPSDSFQNVINGSVLENLPKYESEQFSGVITSPPYCNRYDYTRTYALELAYLGTDDLDIRKLRQNQLCCTVENRSKLDKLEQIYQDIGRIDNFKAICKIITGNSVFQEVNSALKVRQERGEINNPGILSMVEGYFYELTFLFAEIFRTCKKGAYVAFVNDNVRYGGEIIPVDMLCTEIAEAIGFVPEKIYVLPQRKGNSSQQMKRFGKESLRKSITIWRKPEKI
- a CDS encoding XcyI family restriction endonuclease, with the protein product MDKEVLKEALQIDYRLRSTFFYRKLYELGFNSFLTEIDKLIELSDNFNWESRHNWGISETAWNILEHSGIPKISVFAHPRVLQEQPKLSSYYRSVAVLPQKAAKKLAFSSIDSIEEGKGKLSQDKALILCQLYNSHSSLIIESTNEYSQTDMQALMYASAGAQINGSWLNKIGEEAELLTRRILIRSLLEENYIVAAILKDGSSRLDAEYLEDLVDKVDLLSGVRLNNQTSILFSSEPDLSLLNSAGEAVAVIEVKGGKDTAGALERYGAAKKSFEEARRINSNVVTILLASCITDEVHRRLQNDEAVNHVYNLTQIVTSEETRYRFAANVLKYIDINIETHNIQQSNSEQIQKKK
- a CDS encoding ATP-binding protein; protein product: MQLIIFIGIQASGKSTFYSQRFSDTHIRINLDMLKTRHREKRLIETCLEIGQSFVIDNINPTPEERERYILLAKNQGFRITGYYFESKIADSIQRNQNRKPEQQVPDKGIRGTHSRLILPRYKEGFDELYYVRLIPKGEFAVQEWLDEV
- a CDS encoding tRNA(His) guanylyltransferase Thg1 family protein, which produces MKFEELDTRLRIFETAHDLCVLPGLFMVARIDGRNFTRLTKETHKFEAPFDAQFRDYMVSTVEHLMNCGFRIIYGYTQSDEISLLFHRDEESFSRKLRKLNSILAGEASAKLSLLLNSIAAFDCRVSQLPTLNLVVDYFRWRNEDAHRNALNAHCYWMLRKAGESAGAATEKLDRLSVSDKNELLYQQANINFNNLPNWQKRGIGLYWESYQKEATNPQTGENVLAMRRRIKVDMDLAMKDDYSKFVRDIVLREHPDL